In a single window of the Arthrobacter zhangbolii genome:
- a CDS encoding GNAT family N-acetyltransferase: MHPFTPASQQVTLPVQPAAAGQRPGIAGSPRPFLPDTLRTIRSAQNGAGQKARQVTLLRDDPAKSDVMSLLAQNRDLLYPGLGAGAAGLTPPYLKHPSVSFWTVRENGTLLGCGALKELTPPVPGSGTTGLCGEITSMRTAAYARGLGVGQVLLQQIISNASARGYACLLLETGTQDFFASSRRLYQRHGFVDCRPFGTYRADPGSIFMRLDLQPAASAAGAEAETADAAAAPAAREHAKPGTLTAILAAQRAMAARPPVR, from the coding sequence ATGCATCCCTTCACCCCCGCCTCACAGCAGGTCACCCTGCCGGTACAGCCGGCCGCCGCGGGGCAACGGCCCGGCATTGCCGGCTCGCCCCGGCCCTTCCTGCCGGACACGCTGCGCACCATCCGCTCCGCCCAGAACGGTGCCGGGCAGAAGGCCCGCCAGGTGACCCTGCTGCGCGATGATCCGGCCAAATCCGACGTTATGTCACTGCTGGCCCAGAACCGCGACCTGCTGTACCCCGGGCTGGGAGCCGGCGCAGCCGGGCTGACCCCTCCCTACCTGAAGCACCCGTCGGTGAGCTTCTGGACCGTGCGCGAAAACGGCACACTGCTGGGCTGCGGCGCACTCAAGGAACTTACCCCGCCAGTCCCCGGCAGCGGCACCACCGGCCTGTGCGGGGAAATCACGTCCATGCGCACCGCCGCGTACGCCCGCGGACTGGGTGTGGGCCAGGTGCTGCTGCAGCAGATCATCAGCAATGCCAGCGCCCGCGGCTACGCCTGCCTGCTGCTGGAAACCGGAACCCAGGACTTCTTCGCCTCCTCCCGGCGGCTGTACCAGCGCCACGGCTTTGTCGACTGCCGGCCGTTCGGCACCTACCGGGCGGATCCGGGCAGCATCTTCATGCGCCTTGACCTGCAGCCCGCCGCATCCGCAGCCGGAGCGGAGGCGGAGACGGCCGATGCCGCCGCAGCCCCCGCCGCACGGGAGCATGCCAAGCCCGGCACCCTGACCGCCATCCTCGCCGCCCAGCGGGCCATGGCGGCGCGGCCGCCGGTGCGCTGA
- a CDS encoding GNAT family N-acetyltransferase, which translates to MNLQLDDPCAPDVLALLEEHLADMFATSPAESVHALDPEALRDPSVTFWTVRGHGLLLGCGALRELNPHQGEIKSMRTAASARGLGVATRILQGILAEAQARGYRSVLLETGTEDFFAPARRLYARHGFTECPPFGSYTEDPHSVFMALDADTSGRFPVPGRQETAH; encoded by the coding sequence GTGAACCTGCAGCTCGATGACCCCTGCGCCCCGGATGTGCTGGCCCTGTTGGAAGAGCATCTGGCGGACATGTTCGCCACCTCCCCGGCCGAAAGCGTGCACGCCCTGGATCCGGAAGCACTGCGCGATCCGTCCGTCACTTTTTGGACGGTGCGCGGGCACGGTCTGCTGCTGGGCTGCGGCGCCCTGCGGGAACTGAACCCGCATCAGGGGGAAATTAAGTCCATGCGCACCGCCGCCTCCGCCCGCGGGCTCGGCGTCGCCACCCGGATCCTGCAGGGCATCCTGGCCGAGGCGCAGGCGCGCGGGTACCGGTCCGTGCTGCTGGAAACCGGCACCGAGGACTTCTTCGCCCCGGCCCGCCGGCTCTACGCCCGGCACGGGTTCACCGAATGCCCGCCCTTCGGCAGCTACACCGAGGACCCGCACAGCGTGTTCATGGCCCTGGACGCGGATACCTCCGGACGGTTCCCCGTCCCCGGCCGGCAAGAGACCGCCCACTAA
- a CDS encoding glycosyltransferase 87 family protein, with product MALTTAEPRARTRTQVLWLAVGLPVALLLVVLGAQIHGLDFTVYREGARAFLGLGEHRLYDPALVQTDTRGLPFTYPPFAALLLTPFAFLPEAVGLVLITATSCACLLVTGFLVARYLERSEVLPAKLHHALGGSTGTAVLAVLLIGVLGPWREGLGFGQINPMLMLLIVADLLRPASARFPRGILIGLAAGIKLTPLAFGLIFLVRKDWRAILAMGGTFAATVAAGWLASPEQARTFWFDSLFNADRVGDTTDMYNVSLNSLIAHFGTPEALQRPLWLLASAAVVVLGFLAIRRSDARGDAVAAISANAVVMLAISPISWFHHWVWIALLLPALWGAVRRRRAGVRAAGTALLVALVPVFMLSSITVTMMLTGTVSGQGPVALELFTGLGVVLPVAALAFWATAPVSADPSAEPSGQPSTR from the coding sequence ATGGCACTAACGACGGCGGAACCCCGCGCCCGTACCCGCACGCAGGTCCTCTGGCTCGCCGTCGGGCTTCCGGTGGCACTGCTGCTGGTGGTGCTGGGCGCGCAGATCCACGGGCTGGACTTCACCGTCTACCGTGAGGGCGCCCGGGCGTTCCTGGGCCTGGGCGAACACCGGCTGTATGACCCGGCGCTGGTGCAGACCGATACCCGCGGGCTGCCGTTCACCTATCCGCCCTTCGCCGCCCTGCTGCTGACCCCGTTCGCGTTCCTGCCCGAAGCCGTGGGGCTGGTGCTGATCACGGCCACCTCGTGCGCCTGCCTGCTGGTCACCGGGTTCCTCGTGGCCCGCTACCTGGAACGCAGCGAGGTGCTCCCGGCGAAGCTGCACCATGCCCTCGGCGGCAGCACCGGCACCGCCGTCCTGGCCGTGCTGCTGATCGGTGTGCTGGGACCGTGGCGGGAGGGACTGGGCTTCGGCCAGATCAACCCGATGCTGATGCTGCTGATTGTCGCGGACCTGCTCCGCCCGGCGTCCGCCAGGTTCCCGCGCGGCATCCTGATCGGCCTGGCGGCGGGCATCAAGCTCACGCCGCTGGCGTTCGGGCTGATTTTCCTGGTCCGGAAGGACTGGCGGGCCATCCTGGCCATGGGCGGGACCTTCGCCGCCACCGTGGCTGCAGGCTGGCTGGCCTCCCCGGAGCAGGCGCGGACGTTCTGGTTCGACTCGCTGTTTAATGCGGACCGGGTCGGCGACACGACGGATATGTACAACGTGTCGCTGAACTCGCTCATTGCCCATTTCGGCACCCCCGAGGCGCTGCAGCGTCCGCTCTGGCTGCTCGCCTCCGCCGCCGTCGTCGTCTTGGGGTTCCTCGCGATCCGGCGTTCGGATGCCCGCGGGGATGCCGTGGCGGCGATCAGCGCGAATGCCGTGGTGATGCTCGCCATCTCGCCGATTTCCTGGTTCCACCACTGGGTCTGGATTGCGCTGCTGCTGCCGGCGCTGTGGGGGGCGGTACGACGGCGGCGCGCCGGGGTGCGTGCCGCGGGCACGGCCCTGCTGGTGGCGCTGGTGCCGGTATTTATGCTCTCCTCGATCACCGTCACCATGATGCTCACCGGCACGGTGAGCGGTCAGGGGCCGGTGGCGCTGGAGCTGTTCACCGGGCTGGGCGTGGTGCTGCCGGTGGCGGCGCTGGCCTTCTGGGCCACCGCTCCGGTCTCCGCGGATCCGTCAGCGGAGCCCTCCGGCCAGCCCAGCACCAGATAG
- a CDS encoding M20 family metallopeptidase — MTEEQTVQLLQDLVRRQTDSGDHAAQEALQGFVADLVSASARNVRVRRSGPGEYPWTLLTAGAGDGPVLLFACHVDTVPVGEPARWSQAPFAARIADGRLYGRGSTDMKGGLAAAVAALLEADRLGRNVGLLMTADEEIGSLGAPDAAAGLAGLDLGAVIIPEATQNRIVLGHRGALWLRVTAEGLAAHGSTPERGVNAALKLADVLVRAGKELPLGADGFLGPETWNLGTFSSGTAPNIVPDAAEAVIDMRIAGEGTTLLQWWQSQPEISGVDVLLALPALRSSVDGIEALAAVEVDSSPAPYFTDGAVLAQAAPGVPVLVWGPGSPAQMHAVDEFLELAALEDAARMFRALVGRWS; from the coding sequence ATGACCGAGGAACAGACCGTGCAGCTCCTGCAGGATCTGGTCAGGAGACAAACAGACTCCGGCGACCACGCGGCGCAGGAAGCGCTGCAGGGATTTGTGGCCGATCTGGTGTCTGCTTCGGCCCGGAATGTCAGGGTTCGCCGAAGCGGCCCGGGCGAATACCCCTGGACCCTGCTCACCGCAGGCGCAGGAGATGGACCGGTCCTGCTGTTCGCCTGCCACGTGGATACCGTGCCCGTGGGGGAGCCGGCCCGGTGGAGCCAGGCGCCCTTCGCGGCACGGATCGCTGACGGACGTCTGTACGGACGTGGCTCCACGGACATGAAGGGAGGGCTCGCCGCTGCGGTGGCGGCCCTGCTGGAAGCGGACCGGCTGGGCCGCAATGTGGGTCTGCTGATGACTGCCGACGAGGAGATTGGCAGCCTCGGAGCTCCCGACGCCGCTGCGGGGCTGGCCGGGCTGGATCTGGGGGCGGTGATTATTCCGGAGGCTACGCAGAACCGGATTGTGCTGGGTCATCGCGGGGCGTTGTGGCTGCGGGTCACCGCGGAGGGTCTGGCTGCCCACGGAAGCACGCCGGAACGGGGCGTGAACGCCGCGCTGAAACTCGCCGATGTCCTGGTGCGTGCCGGCAAGGAACTGCCCCTGGGAGCAGACGGGTTCCTCGGCCCCGAAACGTGGAATCTGGGGACGTTCTCCTCCGGAACCGCACCGAACATTGTCCCCGACGCAGCCGAAGCGGTGATCGATATGCGTATAGCCGGTGAGGGCACCACACTGCTGCAGTGGTGGCAAAGCCAGCCGGAGATCTCCGGGGTGGACGTGCTTTTGGCGCTGCCCGCGCTGCGCTCTTCCGTTGACGGGATCGAAGCGCTCGCCGCCGTCGAGGTTGATTCCAGCCCCGCGCCCTACTTCACTGACGGTGCGGTGCTGGCGCAGGCGGCGCCCGGTGTGCCGGTGCTCGTTTGGGGGCCGGGATCGCCTGCCCAGATGCACGCCGTCGACGAGTTCCTGGAGCTTGCGGCGCTGGAGGATGCTGCCAGGATGTTCCGCGCCCTGGTCGGCCGCTGGTCCTGA
- a CDS encoding LacI family DNA-binding transcriptional regulator, with product MTIRTVADDAGVSIATVSRVLAGAETVDPALRRAVQVSVRKLGYSRNTIASALRSSKTRTIGMVLPEIANPFNTDLVQEVEDALHARGFQLLLCNAHQDVEREREALQSLLGQQVDGLIVSPVDATGSMEAVQAAARARPLVQVDQRIEGLDADWVGVDDERGIRQVLEHLVEQGVKSVGFIGARETDSSGAARHQAFRRLCRHFDLSFSENWIMLGEYSASFGRSATASMAEQGTLPDALVCGADIIAIGVLQTCHRSGIAVPKDLQVTGFDDIEFADLCTPRLTTVRQPLEAMARQAVRLLLEDGDEASVRLALAPEMTLRESTGKPAS from the coding sequence GCTGACGATGCAGGCGTTTCCATCGCCACGGTGTCCAGGGTCCTGGCAGGAGCCGAGACTGTGGATCCGGCACTGCGACGTGCCGTGCAGGTGTCAGTCCGAAAGCTCGGATATTCGCGCAACACCATCGCCAGCGCATTGCGCAGTTCCAAAACCCGCACCATCGGGATGGTCCTGCCGGAAATCGCCAACCCGTTTAATACGGATCTGGTGCAGGAGGTCGAAGACGCGCTGCATGCCCGGGGCTTCCAGCTGCTGCTGTGCAACGCCCATCAGGACGTCGAGCGGGAACGCGAAGCACTGCAGTCCCTGCTGGGTCAGCAGGTGGACGGTTTGATCGTCAGCCCCGTGGACGCGACAGGCAGCATGGAAGCCGTGCAGGCTGCCGCACGTGCACGGCCGCTGGTGCAGGTTGACCAGCGGATTGAAGGCCTCGACGCCGACTGGGTTGGCGTGGACGATGAGCGGGGCATCCGGCAGGTCCTCGAACACCTGGTGGAGCAGGGGGTCAAGTCGGTGGGATTCATTGGCGCCCGGGAAACAGACTCCTCCGGGGCCGCACGCCATCAGGCCTTTCGCAGGCTATGCCGGCACTTCGACCTGTCCTTTTCCGAGAACTGGATAATGCTGGGCGAGTACAGTGCCTCCTTCGGCCGGAGCGCGACGGCATCGATGGCCGAGCAGGGGACTCTCCCCGACGCGCTGGTGTGCGGAGCCGACATTATTGCCATTGGCGTGCTGCAGACCTGCCACCGGTCAGGGATTGCCGTGCCAAAGGATTTACAGGTCACGGGCTTTGACGACATTGAATTCGCCGATCTTTGCACGCCCCGGCTGACCACCGTCCGGCAGCCGCTGGAAGCGATGGCCCGGCAGGCGGTGCGCCTGCTGCTGGAGGACGGAGACGAAGCCTCTGTCCGGCTCGCGCTGGCTCCGGAAATGACACTGCGGGAAAGCACCGGAAAACCCGCCTCCTGA